GAGTAAACCAGTATTTACGCCAAGTGGTCGTGCGCTACGAGGAATTTAACCCATTACGCCGATTATTTGATCGTTTAGAAAATAAACAAACCGTATTAGGGATGACGATTTAATGAGTTTACGCGCCATGATTTTAGCTGCCGGCAGGGGATCTCGTATGCGCCCCTTAACCGATCACACGCCCAAGCCCTTATTAAAAATTGGCAATAAGGCATTGATCGAATGGCATATTGATCGTCTTGTTAACGCGGGTATTACCCAGCTGGTTATCAATCATGCCTGGTTGGGTAGTCAAATCGAAGACTACTTAGGCGACGGCTCACGTTATGGCGCGATAATTCAGTACTCTGCAGAACCAAAGGCCCTAGAAACTGCCGCAGGTATTAAACATGCTTTACCCCTTTTAGGTACGGACCCTTTTTTAGTCATAAGCGCTGATATCTGGTGTGATTGGAATCCTCAGCTAGCGGCTTATATGGGGCAGTCCTTAATCACTCAGTCTGCTTTAGCTCATTTACTTTTGGTTCCAAATCCTGAGCACAATCGAAATGGGGATTTTGGTTTTGCTCAAATGCGTGTGCAACCTAAAGGCGAAACAAACAATTACACCTATAGCGGCATGGGGGTATTTAGCCCTGATTTTTTTGATTCCGTTTCGGCCTCAACCCCAACGCCTCTGCGCGATCCACTGCTAACAGCGATTAATCAACAACAAGTTTTGGGGTCTATTTATCATGGTGAATGGGCAGATATAGGTACCCCAGAACGATTGCAACAAATAGAACAAAGCTTGGCTCTAAAGCCTTAACAGGCTATGATTTCTGACGGCCCCTAGGCTTTTTTTCACTTTACACCATTACCTACAGGAACGATTCGCCCCATGCTAGGTTCCAAACGACCCGTATTCAAACCCACCGCTTATGGCCATACACGTCGTAAGCGTCGTATCCCCCGTTGGCTAGTGTTAATGATTACTGGCATGGTCTTGGGTGCTGGCGGCTTACTCTTTATACAAAAGAGTTATGGCCCTCCCATGCTAACCGTAGAGCAATCTCAATTACTACACGATGAGCTCAATAGTGCTAAAGCTGAAAATCAACGCTTGCTATCACAGATTACATTAGCTGAACGCGAGCGCGATGACAGCTTGACTCAGGTGGACTCCATTAAAGATCGCCTAGAGCGTCACGACAGTATTGTGTCCGGCTTAGAGCAAGATATTCAATTATTTGCCAACGCCATGCAAGCTGATCCGCGTGGTACATCTCCTGGTATCCGAGCAGCGGAATTAGTCAATGCTGAGGGGCAGCTAGAATACACTATTTTATTGATGCAAGATAAAGACGATGCCCCAGAATTTAAAGGCACGATGAACTTTAATGTCATGGGCCGCTATCCCAATGGCCGTACTGGTTATATTGATCTTGACCCCATTGACATCAAGTTAGGGCGTTACCTACACGCCCAAGGCTCAGTAGAACTCCCCTCTGGTATGACCGCTCGTCAAGTAACGATTCAGGTTTACCCCGAAGGCAGTCAACGTGCTGCTGCCATGCGTATTATTAACGCTCGGTAAATTTAACTGCACATAAAAATCGCGGCTTATTGGCCGCGATTTTTTTAGGTCTATCTTAAATGATTCACTGAATTAAAAGGCAGGAACAATGGCGCCTTTGTACTTATCAGTGATCTCTTTGCGTACCGCATCAGAGTGCAAGGCATCCATCAATTTTTTAACGTCTTCGTTCTCGGCCTTATCTTTATGTGTCACCACAATATTGGCATAAGGAGAATCTGCCCCCTCGATAAACAAGGCGTCTTCAAGTGGATTTAAACCGGCTTCTAAAGCATAGTTAGTATTGATCAAGGCCAAGTCCACATCGACCAATACTCGTGGCAATGTCGCAGCCTCTAATTCTTTGAATTTCAATTTTTTCGGATTTTTAGCAATGTCACGTGAGGTTGCCAAAATATTCGTTGGATCTTTTAATTCAATTAAGCCTTCTTTTTGCAACAGCAGTAAAGCACGAGCACCATTCGAAGGGTCATTTGGTAATGCTACCAATGCACCGTCTTTTAATTCTGATAACTCTTTAATTTTTTTAGAGTAGGCTCCAAAAGGCTCTACATGAACTAAACCTACAGATACCAGCTCGGCCTTTTGCCCTTCGTTAAAGGTATCCAAGTACGGTTTGTGCTGAAAAAAGTTAACATCCAATAAGCCATCAGCGACCTGTACGTTAGGTTGTACGTAATCAGTAAACACTTTAATGTCTAGCTCTACCCCTTGCTCTGCCAGAGCAGGTTTAACGAACTCAAGTAATTCAGCATGAGGTACGGGTGTCGCTGCTACGGTTAATTTACCAGCATGAGCAGAACCAACAACTAAGGCAGCTAAAGACAAAGCAAAAGCAGGAAATAGTTTTTTCATCTAAATTGTGCGAGATACCCCGTCATTTATGGCGGGGAGGGATAGCACGGGTCACGTAGTGACCCCCTTTGTTCTCGCCTCTCCTAAAAGTTAGAAGCTATCTATTCGGGTTGAGTATCCGTAGCCATCGCTACGTTGAATAAGGGTGCAGTATCGATGGCTGATTCCTTGAACTAGCCCCTCTGCGGTTTGAATATTAAAACTACCTGAAGCCCTAACGGCAACGCGACCAATATACGCGCCAACCTTCTTGCCTTGGGTAACTATCGCCTTTACCATGTCACCCGTCTGAAAGCCGTGGATATTTTTTTGCCGCGTTAAATAGCCTCGCGGGAAGCCAAAACGATTAAGGCGTGTGCGTTGATAACTACCACGCCCGGTGGCTTTAATCACTAACGTCGGTTTTTGCCAATGCTCTACAAAATCCACTTCGCCCACGCACACCGCATCTAAGGCATGTGTCTTTGGTATAACGAGCCGTGAGCGATTGCACTTCGTTAAGCCGCCAGACCCGGTGCGAACGGGTAGTCCTGTTGCCTTGAGCGCGTTAAGCAACTTCCATCGCGTGGCGTTAACGGCAGCGGCATCCCGTAACGGGCGTTTCGCTTGGGCTTGAATCTTGGTTAAGCGTTTGGGGTCTTTGGCCAAGAATTGGGTGATGTCTTGCGCGGCTTTCTTTAGGTTGCAGGGTGCACACGCGAGCGTTAAGTTACTGACGCGGTTCGAGCCGCCTCGCGCTTTGGGGTGAATGTGTTCGATTTGCAGCGGCACCTCTGATACATCGCAATAGGCACATTGTCGATGCCACTTTTCCAATAAATACTCGCGCACTTCATAGCCTGCTAATTCGCCTTGCTGGTACTCCACGCCCGCTATCTCGGGGTTTTCAAGCTGCTGCATATCAAATCGAACCAGCTCTTGTGCAAGGTGCGTAATTGGTGCCACGTTTCGTATTCGCGCAACCCACGATAACGTAGTATCAATTCGATGCTGCAAGCTAGGTGCGAGCCACCCTTCGCCTTTGTTTTTTCGATTAAGGAATCGAGGCGCACGGTAACGTAAGTTGGCGCTACGACGGCGACGCCGCATTTGGCTTCTCGCGGTTAAAGCTTTACTAATTTGAAACCCACGATGTGTCAACTCGAACAGGTTTAATACGTGCGCCGTAGCTGTTATCTTGCCCGTTTCCGCGTTAACGGTATTGTTATTGCGAACTAACGCCAACCCTGATGTTTTACTGCCGGGATCGATTTTAAGCTCTAACGGTTGAAGCTCGCTTTGCGCCACCTCTCTGTCAATCAAGCGAATCGTAAAGGGGATCAATCGATGCACCCTTGCTCGCCCTCGCGCCAATAAAAGTCGTGCTCGCTTCTCGGAGCACGGCATCAACGGCGCTTGGCGTCTATCTATTACAAAAACAGCCATGGCTATTTTCTCCTAATTTTGCCCGTAAGGGCCTTGTGACGGAGGCTTACGCCTCGCTCCCCTCGACAAGGTTGATGTCCCGCTAGATGCCTAATGCACCATGCGGTAGCCCGTTTCGTGCCTACCCGAGGCGTGTCTGCTGCTACCGCTTACAGAGCTTGGAACTGAGGAAGCATTCCAAGGTGCGTCTTGAACGTAACACCAACGTAGCGCTACAACAGCGCTGAGTCTGGTCAATCTAGGCAAGCGCAGAACGAATCTGGCATGCCTCGCCCTTTAGGGCGGGGTTATTGACCGATATACTCCTAGATATTCAAAAAAATAAGACAGGTTATTGGGTTTTACCTTGAATCAAGGCAGCCAGCTTGTCACCAAACATCTGCAATAGCTGCACCAATACCACTAAAATAACCACTGTGACCAGCATGACATCACTTTGATAACGCTGATAACCAAATCGTAATGCTAAATCGCCCAAGCCCCCGCCACCAATGACGCCAGACATAGCGGAATAACCGACCAAAGTAATAGCCGTAATGACAATGGCGGCTAAAATACCCGTTGTGGCCTCTGGTAAAAGCGCCATCATGACGGTTTGTTTAGGGTCTGCGCCCATGGCTCTACAGGCCTCTGAGACGCCAGGGTCTAATTCTTTTAATGCATTCTCGACTAATCGAGCAAAAAAAGGCGCTGCACTGGCGACCAATGGTGGTATCGCCCCTGCCACGCCTAAGGGCGTCCCCGCTAAAACACGCGTTAACGGGATCATGACAATCAGCAAAATTAAAAAAGGCACAGAACGCAAAATATTTACCAGTAAAGAGAGCGTCTGATACAAAACACGGTTCTCCATCAGCTGGCCTTTAGCCGTAAGAAATAAAACTACGCCCAAAGGTAAACCAATAATGATGGTGAATAACAATGAAAACCCAGTCATCAATAGGGTATCGGTGGTGGCTTCTGCAATTAAAGGCCAATCTACATTATCAAAATTCATGGTCGCAATACCTCGCAATCAATACCATGCTGAGCTAATAAAGCCTCTACCTCTGGCCACTGTTCTAAACCCCCTTTTGCGGCTACGACTAGCTGACCATAAGGTGTGTCTTTAATACGACTCACAGCCCCTTGCAAAATACTTAAATCCACGTTGAATTCCCGGCTAATTTGACTTAAGACAGGGGCTGAGGTGGCCTCGCCTCTGAAGCTTAATCGTAATAGTCGCCCTTCCACTTGTTGAGAAAAACTTTGCCAACCATCAGTATCCATCCCACTTTCGGTAAGAAGTGATTGTGTGACGGCATGTTGTGGATGTAAGAACACATCCATAACCGGTCCTATCTCAACGAGCTTTCCGCCCTCAATCACCGCCACTCGATCACAAATAGAACGAATCACATCCATGCTGTGCGTAATCAAAACGATCGTAATACCTAAATTTTGATTGATTTCAGACAGCAATCGTAAGATAGACTGGGTTGTCTCTGGGTCTAAGGCTGAAGTCGCCTCATCACATAACAAAAGCTGGGGATGATTTGCCAAAGCACGCGCAATACCGACCCGTTGTTGTTGCCCACCAGATAGTTGGCGCGGGTATTTATTTACATGATCTTTTAATCCGACTAGCTCCAGTACCTCTAGCGCACGCTCTCGTTGTTGTGCGCGAGTTAAACCCGCTAGTCGCAAAGGAAAACACACATTATCCAAAACCGTGCGCATTTGCAGTAAATTAAAATGTTGAAATACCATTCCAATTTTCTGGCGTACGGTGCGTAGTTGGGCATCCGTTAACGCACTAATTTGTTCGTTGTTTAACCAAACATCGCCCGTCGTCGGACGCTCTAATAGGTTCAGCATACGGATCAGTGTGCTTTTCCCTGCCCCTGAGCGTCCAATAATGCCAAAGACCTCGCCTGCAGAAATATGCAGATTGATGCCATCCAATGCAGTGACCTGTTTACTGCCTGACACATAATTTTTATAGATCTGTTCTAAACGTATCAACGGATACACCTATCAATAAACAGCAAATATGCTGTAATGAAAAACAAAATTTACCATAAAGTGCGTAATCATTATCACTCAGGTAGGTAAAAAGCTTTAAACGTTTTTAAATCATATAGGACCAGAGTAATGACTGTTTTTAATCCTTTGTTCAACAATCATCCATTACACCTGATGCATCAAGCCATATCAGCCTTGAGACACGCTTGGCGTATTGCCCAAGAACAACATATAGGACTTGACCCTGATCTGATTCGTCGTAGTCTCTCTGTGATCGAACAAGCCCGACAACTGCCTGCTAATCAAAAAACCCAGCGTGTACTTATGCGGCTTCAAGACCAACTACAGGGTATTAAGCTAGTCCCTGCAGAAAACACCCCGAAAAAGTGGCTAACACAGACGATAGAACCTTTTCATCTACGATTAAACCCAGAACAAAGTCCTTGGTTTTGCATGGAGACTGACTCGCCTGTGCCAGAATTATTGCAAACCTTAGGCAGCGATTGGCGACAACGCATCAAAGAGCATAAAAACGACCCGATCAGCCGTTTACAGCTTGCTTGGCAAATGCTGCCTTATCGTACCGCTTTTAACGAGGCCGCCATTGCCCTGCGTGCCATTTTACGCGAAAAAACGCACGATGAACGCCAGACCTTAAACTTGTTGTATTGGTTAGCTGCGGTTCACTCTTTTATTAGTATTGACCCTGAAACCCCAAGCGGCAACCTCGTCGCCAGTTATCTGCCGGGTACCACGCTATTGAAGATGGAGGTCAACTACTCTGAATTAGGCCTAAACGAGCTGCCTTTATTGAATACTACTGAAAAAAATCGGATGGAAACGCTTTGGGGAAAAACGGAACAACACAGCTCACTACAAAAAATGTATCCGAATAGCTATCAAGAGTATCTATTCGTCGCCACAAATAAAAAAAGCCCAGTTCAATGAACTAGGCTTTTTTTGAATTCGGGTTGGTGGGTCGTGCGCGACTCGAACGCGCGACCAACGGATTAAAAGTCCGCTGCTCTACCGACTGAGCTAACGACCCAACCGAAAGATGTAATTATTGCATGACGACTTTTTGTTGTCAAGGATTTTTTTCAACTCGGTATCGAAAAAAACCACTGCGAAAATTACGTCCTTGCCCCTGCAGCGCAGTGCTGTGTGAAGCAAAGACGTAACTATAGCATGTTTTTTTAAGATGTACAGTATTTTTTAAAAAAAACCGACAAATAATCTATCTAGCACGAGAAATACGGACCTCGGCACCACGGCGCTTTACCTCTAAGCCCTCGGAAGGTAGGATTTTCAAACCCTCTAAACCTTTGATATAGCTCGAACCTTGCATTTGCATCACACGTATTTTATTACGCATGACCGCAGGACTGTGTTCAGGCATACCAAACATCCAGACTTCCTCTAGTAAGCGAGCTGAATTAAATTCACTGGTATTCAAGGCCTGGGGACCTAGACATAACATTTGTCCCTCGCGACCGAAAACCGGCAGACGATCTAGCCCAGCTTTAACGATCCAACGTGAACCACCCTCGTAGCGCCAACCTGTGGCCAAATCCCACCAGTCACTGCCCTTAGGTAAGTAAACCTCAATTTCATCACCTGGCTGTACAAATGGGGCCACAAGTAAGGTAGACCCTAACATGTACTGATTAGACCAATTAGCGACCTCGGGATCATCAGGAAACTCTAGGGCTAAGGCGCGCTGTACTGGTAAACCACAACGGACTGATTCCTCGATAATACCTAATACATAGGGCACTAAACGATAACGCCAACGTAGCCAATGGGCGATTAACTCTTGGGTTTTTTCATCAAATGATTGCGGCATCAGCCCGTCAACCGCCTGAAAGTGGAAATTAGCCGAAAATACACCCATAGCCAACCAGCGGATGAACAGCTCTGGCGTCATCTTATCTGTGGGTTGATTCGCAGAGCCTATCTGATGAGTCTGTGCTGTTACACCACTATTACCCGTTGATAAAGCGGCCTGCAATGTCGTGGCTAAACCTTGCCAATCATTGGTGACATCAGGCCCAAGCTGCCAAGCAAAGCGATGCGCTGAAGGATATAGATCACGACTAGCAACTAAGCCCTCTTGGGGTGTTTTATGCCCCGCAAACGCATCGAATAAGGCTTGTCTTGCCAATAATGGATAAACCGTGCGTAGCATTGCACCGGTTTCACCACCCCGGGCCGTAATGCTATCTGGAATAGCATACTGGGTATTGCAGACGACAGCACCTAAGCCCTCGTCATACGACTGGCGTAATCGTTCAACCCATAATTTATACGCGTCTTTATGGGTTAGATCTAATAGTGCAAAGTCTTTGCCACCGGTAATGGCATTACCCTCAAACACATAACCTGCACCATCATCATCGTTAATTAATAGCCAGCCGCGGTCTTCCCATTCGTCATACATGGATGTCCCAGCCAACACGCCAGGAAAGGTATACGCCGAAAATTTAAACTGGGCGTCTTCGGCGGCGGGCATGCTTTCACGCACATCACCAATCCTAGATGTATCCCAATCAAACAAAGGACGATCAGGCCCAAAACCCAGCACGGCAGGAGGTGCTAAATTCACCACATCCACCCCTACCTGCAAGGTTTTTAACTGCTCTATTTGCGCATGAATTTGCTCTGGACTTTGATCTGGCTGCTGGTCCAGCCATACCCCCATTGGCCATAAACCAGGCTGACCGGCTCGACCTGTCAAGGCAGTATATTGATTCAGAATCTCTGTGGGTACACCAATAAAGATAAAAATATCTAATACGGGCGCATGCACTGTTGCCGTGTACGTGTCAGCTGCGGTTTGAGCCACATCATGCTCTACACGATCAAAGGTGTTGAAATAAATACCCCAGCCCCGATTGCTCCAGGCCAGAGGTAATACTCGGTCAGCTGGATTATCCGAAACCAAACGAATGCCCCGACGATTTAAGTCAGCAACGGTTTCGCCTAAGCCGTAAATCCCCTCGGTGGGTTCTAGGGCCAATGACAACGCCCAGTTCTCAGCATGTGTCAGTGACTGGCTTTGCAGTAACAGTTGATCTGCACCATACACACGCAAAGCAAAGGTGTCTTTATCAATCTCAACAGCACAATCACCCTGCTCTACACGCCACCCTGTAGCGATTTCAGACAGTTCCAATTCACCTACCGCATCCAATCTAGCCAACAGCATTTCGGCATACTGTTGCGCTCGCGGCGTGACGCGATCCGGCTGAATATGTTTTAACGACCCGAAACGTAAGCGAAATACGCCGGGAGCATGGGCTTCGATACGAAGCAGCTGATCCTCTGCGGCCGCAAAATCAGCAGCAGAGGACTTAGTAGAAATAGAACTTAGAAGATTAAACAATTGCGTCACATCATCAGAGTGAGTTTTGGACGGCACAGTGCGATCCTCAAGGGCAAAGCCCAAAACCTTAGATTAAAAATACTATTTTGACGATCTATTTGCCACAAAGCAAACAAACCTCAAACCAATTGATCATTCATTACTATTATCGCAGGTATATGGATTGTAATAAATCACGTTCTACTACGGCTGGCTCTGCACAAAGATTTGTGCTAATCACATCTGCCGCTAACGCTGCCCAGCTAAATCCATACGAGCCATACCCCACGTTTATCCACAACCCCGGTTTGGCTTGGCACACCATTGGTAAATGATCTTTTACCGCAGCCCGCTGACCAACCCACATCGACTGAGGTTGAGCCAACGAATCCGCCACCGGAACTAATTCTGCTAGCTTATTCATAATGTCCTGATGAGCTGGCAGGCTCACATCACGATCTGTTAAGGAATAGGTACTACCCACTGCATAATGCGTATTCATTACGTTAATAACATAACCGTTCCCAGCGACAATCCCCTGAACAGAATCAGTCAGAACCTGTTTATC
This Paenalcaligenes faecalis DNA region includes the following protein-coding sequences:
- the murU gene encoding N-acetylmuramate alpha-1-phosphate uridylyltransferase MurU, whose product is MSLRAMILAAGRGSRMRPLTDHTPKPLLKIGNKALIEWHIDRLVNAGITQLVINHAWLGSQIEDYLGDGSRYGAIIQYSAEPKALETAAGIKHALPLLGTDPFLVISADIWCDWNPQLAAYMGQSLITQSALAHLLLVPNPEHNRNGDFGFAQMRVQPKGETNNYTYSGMGVFSPDFFDSVSASTPTPLRDPLLTAINQQQVLGSIYHGEWADIGTPERLQQIEQSLALKP
- a CDS encoding DUF6776 family protein; protein product: MLGSKRPVFKPTAYGHTRRKRRIPRWLVLMITGMVLGAGGLLFIQKSYGPPMLTVEQSQLLHDELNSAKAENQRLLSQITLAERERDDSLTQVDSIKDRLERHDSIVSGLEQDIQLFANAMQADPRGTSPGIRAAELVNAEGQLEYTILLMQDKDDAPEFKGTMNFNVMGRYPNGRTGYIDLDPIDIKLGRYLHAQGSVELPSGMTARQVTIQVYPEGSQRAAAMRIINAR
- a CDS encoding MetQ/NlpA family ABC transporter substrate-binding protein — encoded protein: MKKLFPAFALSLAALVVGSAHAGKLTVAATPVPHAELLEFVKPALAEQGVELDIKVFTDYVQPNVQVADGLLDVNFFQHKPYLDTFNEGQKAELVSVGLVHVEPFGAYSKKIKELSELKDGALVALPNDPSNGARALLLLQKEGLIELKDPTNILATSRDIAKNPKKLKFKELEAATLPRVLVDVDLALINTNYALEAGLNPLEDALFIEGADSPYANIVVTHKDKAENEDVKKLMDALHSDAVRKEITDKYKGAIVPAF
- the iscB gene encoding RNA-guided endonuclease IscB, whose product is MAVFVIDRRQAPLMPCSEKRARLLLARGRARVHRLIPFTIRLIDREVAQSELQPLELKIDPGSKTSGLALVRNNNTVNAETGKITATAHVLNLFELTHRGFQISKALTARSQMRRRRRSANLRYRAPRFLNRKNKGEGWLAPSLQHRIDTTLSWVARIRNVAPITHLAQELVRFDMQQLENPEIAGVEYQQGELAGYEVREYLLEKWHRQCAYCDVSEVPLQIEHIHPKARGGSNRVSNLTLACAPCNLKKAAQDITQFLAKDPKRLTKIQAQAKRPLRDAAAVNATRWKLLNALKATGLPVRTGSGGLTKCNRSRLVIPKTHALDAVCVGEVDFVEHWQKPTLVIKATGRGSYQRTRLNRFGFPRGYLTRQKNIHGFQTGDMVKAIVTQGKKVGAYIGRVAVRASGSFNIQTAEGLVQGISHRYCTLIQRSDGYGYSTRIDSF
- a CDS encoding methionine ABC transporter permease codes for the protein MNFDNVDWPLIAEATTDTLLMTGFSLLFTIIIGLPLGVVLFLTAKGQLMENRVLYQTLSLLVNILRSVPFLILLIVMIPLTRVLAGTPLGVAGAIPPLVASAAPFFARLVENALKELDPGVSEACRAMGADPKQTVMMALLPEATTGILAAIVITAITLVGYSAMSGVIGGGGLGDLALRFGYQRYQSDVMLVTVVILVVLVQLLQMFGDKLAALIQGKTQ
- a CDS encoding methionine ABC transporter ATP-binding protein, with protein sequence MIRLEQIYKNYVSGSKQVTALDGINLHISAGEVFGIIGRSGAGKSTLIRMLNLLERPTTGDVWLNNEQISALTDAQLRTVRQKIGMVFQHFNLLQMRTVLDNVCFPLRLAGLTRAQQRERALEVLELVGLKDHVNKYPRQLSGGQQQRVGIARALANHPQLLLCDEATSALDPETTQSILRLLSEINQNLGITIVLITHSMDVIRSICDRVAVIEGGKLVEIGPVMDVFLHPQHAVTQSLLTESGMDTDGWQSFSQQVEGRLLRLSFRGEATSAPVLSQISREFNVDLSILQGAVSRIKDTPYGQLVVAAKGGLEQWPEVEALLAQHGIDCEVLRP
- a CDS encoding TIM-barrel domain-containing protein, with translation MPSKTHSDDVTQLFNLLSSISTKSSAADFAAAEDQLLRIEAHAPGVFRLRFGSLKHIQPDRVTPRAQQYAEMLLARLDAVGELELSEIATGWRVEQGDCAVEIDKDTFALRVYGADQLLLQSQSLTHAENWALSLALEPTEGIYGLGETVADLNRRGIRLVSDNPADRVLPLAWSNRGWGIYFNTFDRVEHDVAQTAADTYTATVHAPVLDIFIFIGVPTEILNQYTALTGRAGQPGLWPMGVWLDQQPDQSPEQIHAQIEQLKTLQVGVDVVNLAPPAVLGFGPDRPLFDWDTSRIGDVRESMPAAEDAQFKFSAYTFPGVLAGTSMYDEWEDRGWLLINDDDGAGYVFEGNAITGGKDFALLDLTHKDAYKLWVERLRQSYDEGLGAVVCNTQYAIPDSITARGGETGAMLRTVYPLLARQALFDAFAGHKTPQEGLVASRDLYPSAHRFAWQLGPDVTNDWQGLATTLQAALSTGNSGVTAQTHQIGSANQPTDKMTPELFIRWLAMGVFSANFHFQAVDGLMPQSFDEKTQELIAHWLRWRYRLVPYVLGIIEESVRCGLPVQRALALEFPDDPEVANWSNQYMLGSTLLVAPFVQPGDEIEVYLPKGSDWWDLATGWRYEGGSRWIVKAGLDRLPVFGREGQMLCLGPQALNTSEFNSARLLEEVWMFGMPEHSPAVMRNKIRVMQMQGSSYIKGLEGLKILPSEGLEVKRRGAEVRISRAR